From the genome of Zalophus californianus isolate mZalCal1 chromosome 6, mZalCal1.pri.v2, whole genome shotgun sequence, one region includes:
- the ZBTB1 gene encoding LOW QUALITY PROTEIN: zinc finger and BTB domain-containing protein 1 (The sequence of the model RefSeq protein was modified relative to this genomic sequence to represent the inferred CDS: inserted 4 bases in 3 codons; deleted 9 bases in 7 codons; substituted 2 bases at 2 genomic stop codons), protein MNKNREDGKPSHSSYVLQQLNNQREWGFLCDCCIAIDDIYFQAHKAVLAACSSYFRMFFMNHQHSTAQLNLSNMKISAECFDLILQFMYLGKIMTAPSQFEQFKVAMNYLQLYNVPDCLEDIQDADCSSSKCSSSASSKQNSKMIFGVRMYEDTVARNGSEANKWCAEPSSTVNTPHNREPDEESLQLGNFPEPLFDVCKKSSVSRLSAPKERVARRFGRSFTCDSCGFGISVKNLXMSIVLTCTNRHSYQNTRSYHRIVDIRDGKDGTIKAEIGEKESSKAFSTQDRQIRGDTSQTADDSTSTTGSRKSSTVESELANEEKSRAAERKRIIIKMEPEDVPTDNXKTFTLXKVTDKGLCNESTDNDELEDEPEEPFYRYYVEEDISIKKSGRKTLKPRMSINADERGGLXNIRPPNNSSXVQEDPENASCELCGLTITEEDLSSHYLAKHIENICACGKCGQILVKGRQLQEHAQRCGEPQDLTMNGLGNTEEKMDMEENPDEQSEIRDMFVEMLDDFRDNHFPINSIQKKQLFKHSACPFRCPNCGQRFETENLVVEHMSSCLDQDVFKSSAIMEENERDHRRKHFCNLCGKGFYQRCHLREHYTVHTKEKQFVCQTCGKQFLRERQLRLHNDMHKGMASGEIGPSKPLEK, encoded by the exons atgaataaaaatagag AAGATGGCAAGCCCAGCCACAGCAGCTACGTCCTCCAGCAGCTGAACAACCAAAGGGAGTGGGGTTTTCTCTGTGACTGT TGCATTGCCATCGACGACATTTACTTTCAAGCGCACAAAGCGGTTCTGGCTGCCTGTAGCTCCTACTTTAGAATGTTTTTCATGAACCATCAGCACAGCACCGCACAACTGAATCTCAGCAACATGAAAATCAGTGCCGAGTGTTTTGATCTCATTTTGCAGTTTATGTACTTAGGAAAGATTATGACTGCACCCTCCCAG TTTGAGCAGTTTAAGGTGGCGATGAACTACCTGCAGCTGTACAACGTTCCTGACTGCTTAGAAGACATTCAGGATGCAGACTGTTCTAGTTCAAAGTGTTCatcttctgcctccagcaaaCAGAACAGCAAAATGATATTTGGAGTAAGAATGTATGAAGACACAGTGGCTAGAAATGGCAGTGAAGCCAACAAGTGGTGTGCAGAGCCAAGTTCAACAGTAAATACACCACACAATAGAGAGCCTGATGAAGAGTCTTTACAGTTAGGC AATTTTCCTGAACCACTATTTGATGTATGTAAAAAAAGTTCTGTGTCCAGA TTATCAGCTCCAAAAGAACGCGTTGCACGGCGCTTTGGACGGAGTTTTACCTGTGATAGTTGTGGATTTGGCATTAGCGTGAAAAATTTGTAGATGAGCATTGTACTAACCTGTACTAACAGACATTCGTACCAAAACACAAGATCCTATCACAGAATAGTGGATATTAGAGATGGAAAAGATGGTACTATCAAAGCCGAAATTGGTGAAAAGGAATCTTCCAAAGCATTTTCCACACAGGACAGACAAATA AGAGGAGACACCAGCCAAACTGCTGATGATTCGACTTCAACCACCGGAAGCCGAAAAAGTAGCACAGTGGAGTCTGAACTAGCCAACGAGGAAAAAAGCAGAGCTGCTGAGAGGAAAAGAATCATTATCAAGATGGAGCCAGAAGATGTTCCCACAGATAACTGAAAGACCTTTACATT TAAAGTGACTGATAAAGGACTGTGTAATGAGTCCACTGACAACGACGAATTAGAAGATGAACCTGAAGAGCCATTTTATAGATACTATGTTGAAGAAGATATCAGTATTAAGAAAAGTGGTAGGAAAACTCTAAAACCTCGGATGTCGATAAATGCTGATGAAAGGGGTGGTT GAAATATAAGGCCCCCTAACAACAGCA CAGTACAGGAGGATCCCGAAAATGCATCCTGTGAGCTCTGCGGACTCACAATAACAGAAGAGGACCTGTCATCTCATTACTTAGCC AAACACATTGAAAATATCTGTGCATGTGGGAAATGTGGACAGATCCTCGTTAAGGGGAGGCAGCTTCAGGAACATGCTCAAAGATGTGGGGAACCCCAGGATCTGACAATGAACGGGTTAGGAAATACGGAGGAGAAGATGGACATGGAAGAGAATCCTGACGAGCAGTCAGAAATAAGAGATATGTTTGTGGAAATGTTGGATGATTTTAGGGACAATCATTTCCCGATAAACAGTATCCAAAAAAAGCAGTTATTCAAACATTCTGCCTGTCCTTTTCGATGTCCTAATTGTGGCCAGCGTTTTGAAACTGAAAATCTAGTGGTTGAACATATGTCTAGCTGCCTAGACCAGGACGTGTTTAAGAGT AGTGCCatcatggaagaaaatgaaagagatcacagaCGAAAGCATTTTTGTAATCTCTGTGGCAAAGGATTTTATCAGCGGTGTCACTTAAGAGAACACTATACTGTTCATACTAAGGAAAAACAGTTTGTTTGTCAGACATGTGGAAAGCAGTTTTTAAGAGAACGTCAGTTGCGACTGCACAATGATATGCACAAAGGCATGGCCAG